The Streptomyces sp. JB150 genomic interval GTCCCGGCCGCCGAGGACCTGCTGCACGGGCGGTGGCTCGTGCTGCGGCGCGGCAAGAAGAACCTGGCCGCCGTGGAGGTCGCCCCGGCGTGAGCACCGCCGCGCGGTGAATGCTCCGGCGTGAGCACCGCAGGGGTGCGGGTGAGCTGCCGGCCGCGGCTTTCGTCGTGGCCTGTCGCGCAGTTGCCCGCGCCCCTGGGCGCGCGCCTCTCGCTACACCCGGTGCCTGCGCTTGCCCAGCGTCGCCATGTACAGCATGTCGCCCACGGCCACGATGATGATGGCGGCCACGAGCTGGAAGGCGTGCCGGCTCCAGTCGATGCCGGGCGTCTCCTCCACACCGAAGCCCCGCGCTATGGCGTTGCCGGCGATCGCGCCGAGCATGCCGAAAATGGTGACCAGCCAGATGGGACTGTGCTGTTTGCCCGGAATGATCGCCTTCGCGATCAGGCCCAGCACCAATCCCACGATGATCGCCCACAACCAGCCCATGGTTGCCTCCTCGTCCGGCTCGACGTGAGCAGTACGCCCAGTTTCGGCCCGTACGCCGTACGGCGCATGTCGGGCGCGGCCGTACGCGTCACCGGCCGGGCCCTGCGCGTCACCGGCCGGGCCCTGCGCGGGACCGGTGGGGGCCTGCGCATCACCGGCCGGGCCCTGCGCGGGACCGGTGGGGCCGTTCGCGCAGGCGAGGGGGCGCCCCGGTCTCGTGGGCGGCGCGGGCGCGGCGTACCGTGGAGGTGTCCCGGCCGGTGTCCGACCGGTGCGGCGGACGTCGGGACGGGCCTGGGAGAGTCCGATGCGGGCGGATGGTGGAATGTGATGCGGAAGCTGAGGGACGGCGGGAACGCCCAGGTGTTCCGGATCACCGGAGCCCGGCAGGGCCTCCAGGACGACGTCCGCGGGCGGCAGCGCCGGTACGTCATCTCGATGAGCGTCCGGACGGTCTCGGTGATCCTGGCCGCGGTGCTCTGGAACGTGGAACGGCACGTCGCGATCGTGGCGCTGGTGCTCGGCGCGGTGCTGCCCTACATCGCCGTGGTGATCGCGAACGCGGGGCGGGAGAACGCGCCGTCGCTGCCCTCCACGTTCGTGGCCGTGCCGCCGAGGACGATGATCGAGCCGCCCCGAGCGGAATCCCCGGGGGACGGCACGGCGAACGATCCGGGTCCGGAGGCACGGAACTGAGCCTCGGGACGGGCCCCGTGCCAAGCTCAGGAAAAGCTCAGATCAATCTGTTGTTCCGGTGCCCGGCAACCGGTTACGCGTGACATACTGCGTACGCGCTCCGCATCCCCCGTCGGAGCGATGGACCGACGCCGGGCAGCTCCCCCCGTGGCTGCTCGGCGTCGTTTTTTCTGTGCGGCTGTGAGACGAAGCGTGAGTGACGAGAACTCCCCCATCTGTTCCGCCAAGGGCTGCCGGGCCGCCGCCGTGTGGGTGCTGGCCTGGAACAACCCGAAGATCCATACGCCGGAGCGGCGCAAGACCTGGCTCGCGTGCGAGGAGCATCGCGAGCATCTGTCGCAGTTCCTGGGCGTCAGGGGGTTCCTCAAGGACGTCGTACCGCTGGCGGAGTGGGAACAGGAGCAGCCGGGCTGACGCGCCGTTCCCGCCCCGCGGGCCGGCCGGGTGCTCCGCTAGCCGCCGATCGCGGACATCGGCCGGTCCGGCTGGACGAACGTGGGGTCGTCCAGGCCCGCGCCGGCCTTCTTGCCCCACATGGCCAGGCGCCAGATGCGGGCGATCTCCTCGTCGGGGGCGCCGGAGCGCAGCGCGGCCCTGAGGTCGGTCTCCTCGGTGGCGAAGAGGCAGGTGCGGACCTGGCCGTCGGCGGTGAGGCGGGTGCGGTCGCAGGCGGAGCAGAACGGGCGGGTCACGGAGGCGATGACCCCGACGCGGTGCGGTCCGCCGTCGACCAGCCAGCGCTCGGCCGGTGCCGAGCCGCGGGCCTCGTCGCCCTCGGCGGTCAGCTCGAAGCGGGTGCGCAGGGAGGCCAGGATGTCGCCTGCGGTGATCATGCCGTCGCGCTTCCAGCCGTGCTGGGCGTCCAGGGGCATCTGCTCGATGAACCGCAGTTCGTAGTCGTGCTCGACGGCCCAGGCCAGGAGGTCGGGGGCCTCGTCGTCGTTGAGGCCCGGCATGAGGACCGAGTTGACCTTGACGGGGGTGAGGCCGGCCTCGCGGGCGGCGTGCAGGCCTTCGAGGACGTCCTTGTGGCGGTCGCGGCGGGTGAGGGCCTTGAAGACGTCGGGGCGCAGGGTGTCCAGCGAGACGTTGACCCGGTCCAGGCCGGCGGCCTTCAGGGCGGCGGCGGTGCGCCTCAGGCCGATGCCGTTGGTGGTCAGCGACATCTGGGGGCGCGGGGCGAGGGCGGCGACCCGCTCGACGATGCCGACGAGACCCGGGCGCAGCAGGGGCTCGCCACCGGTGAAGCGGACCTCCCTGATGCCGAGGGAGGTGACGGCGATGCCGATGAGGCGGACGATCTCGTCGTCCGTGAGCAGGTCCGGTTTGGCCAGCCACTGCAGGCCCTCCTCGGGCATGCAGTAGGTGCAGCGCAGGTTGCACCGGTCGGTCAGCGAGACGCGCAGGTCGGTGGCCACCCGGCCGTAGGTGTCGATGAGCACGAGGCCCCCTCCCGTCGCGGATCGGTCGTCCCGGTCGTCTGTCCTCAGGTGCGAGCCTACGTGACCCCACTGACAGTGACACCAGCCCGATCCCACGACGTAAGACGCGGCCGGGTCGTAGGTACCTACCAGGAACCCACGGCCCGGCCGCTCGGAGGATCGGCTCAGTGCGCTCCGGTGCCGGTCAGCGACCGCACCTCCAGTTCGGCGTACTTGCCCTTGTCGGGCTCCTCCTTGGACAGGACCGTGCCGAGCCAGCCCATCAGGAAGCCGAACGGGATGGAGATGATGCCGGGGTTCTTCAGCGGGAACCAGGCGAAGTCGACGTCGGGGAACATCGCCTTCGGGTCGCCGGAGACGACGGGCGAGAACAGCACCAGGCCGACGGCGACGATCAGACCCCCGTAGATCGACCACAGGGCGCCCTGGGTGGTGAACCGCTTCCAGAACAGGCTGTAGAGGATCGTCGGCAGGTTGGCGGAGGCGGCGACCGCGAAGGCGAGGGCGACCAGGCCGGCGACGTTCAGGTCGCGGGCGAGGGCGCCCAGCAGGATGGAGACGGCGCCGATGCCGATGGTGGCGAGGCGGGCCGCCCGGACCTCCTCCTTCTCGGTGGCCTGCCCCTTCCGGATGACGTTCGCGTAGATGTCGTGGGCGAACGACGAGGACGAGGCGAGCGTCAGGCCCGCGACCACGGCGAGGATCGTCGCGAAGGCCACCGCCGAGATCGTGGCGAGCAGGATCGCGCCCCACGCGGAGTCGACGCCGCCCAGGTGCAGGGCGAGCAGCGGCGCGGCGGTGTTCCCGGACGGGTTGGACGCGATGATCTCCTCCTGGGAGATCAGCGCGGCGGCGCCGAAGCCGAGCGCGATGGTCATCAGGTAGAAGGCGCCGATGATGCCGATCGCCCAGTTCACCGACTTACGGGCGGCCTTGGCGTTGGGCACGGTGTAGAAGCGGATCAGGATGTGCGGCAGGCCGGCGGTGCCGAGGACCAGGGCGATGCCGAGGGAGATGAAGTCCAGCTTGGAGGTGCCGGTGGCGCCGTACTGCAGGCCGGGCTCCAGGAAGGCGGCGCCCTTGCCGCTGTTCTCTGCGGCCTTGCCGAGCAGGTCGGAGATGTTGAAGTCGAACTTCAGCAGCACCAGGAAGGTGATCAGGACGGTGCCGCCGATGAGGAGCACGGCCTTGACCATCTGGACCCAGGTGGTGCCCTTCATGCCGCCGATGGAGACGTAGACGATCATCAGGACGCCGACCAGGGCGACGATGAGGATCTTGCCGGCGTCGGAGGTGATGCCGAGCAGCAGCGAGACGAGGACGCCGGCGCCGGCCATCTGGGCCAGCAGGTAGAAGATCGACACGACGATCGTGGAGGTGCCGGCGGCGGTGCGCACCGGGCGCTGGCGCATGCGGTACGCGAGGACGTCGCCCATGGTGTAGCGGCCGGAGTTGCGCAGCGGCTCGGCGACCAGGAGCAGCGCGACCAGCCAGGCGACGAGGAAGCCGATGGAGTACAGGAAGCCGTCGTACCCGAAGAGGGCGATGGCGCCCGCGATGCCGAGGAAGGACGCGGCGGACATGTAGTCGCCGGAGACGGCGAGGCCGTTCTGGAAGGCGCTGAAGGAGCGTCCGCCCGCGTAGAAGTCGGCGGCGTCCTTCGTCTGGCGGCCGGCCCAGACGGTGATGAACAGGGTCGCGACCACGAAGACCGCGAACAGGGTGATGATCAGCGGCCGGTGCTCGCTGGCCTCGTTGGCCGCGAGGGTCATGGCGGGGCTCATGCGCCGCCCTCCATCCGGGTCTTGATGGCCTCGGCCTTGGGGTCGAGCTTCGCGGCGGCGTGCCGCGCGTACCACCAGGCGATGAGGAACGTGGTGACGAACTGGGCGATACCGAAGACGAGGGCGACGTTGATGTTGCCGAACAGCCTGGTGCCCATGAAGCCGCCCGCGTAGTTGGAGAGCAGGACGTACAGCAGGTACCAGGCGATGAAGGCGACGGTCAGCGGAAAGGCGAAGGAGCGGTAGGAGCGGCGCAGTTCACCGAACTCGGCGCTCTCCTGCACCCGGGCGAACTCCTCGGTGGACGGGAGCCGGTGTTCGGTCTTCGAAGGGGGCGGTGAGTCGGTGGCCACGGAGTCTCCTCGCGGTGCGGGTGGTGACAAGGGTGATCGGGATCACGCGAACCGGGCGGCGATGGTAGTGGCCCCCGGCGTGATCCGACAGGGGGCTCGCCTCGTGCCCGGCCTCTTGTCCAACGTCACGGCGCCGTGGGGGAACCGGTTCAACCGCGATCGGCGTAAATCTGTGAAGTCATCGTGGTGACGGCATTGCTGGTCAGCGAGTTGGCGATATAGCGTCCCTCTGCACCATCGTCATGCACCTGCCCGAGCACCACCTTGTGTCTCGGGCCGGTTTCGTTTCCGGATGATGTGGAGACCCCATGGCTCATCTGCGCTCCAGACGCCGACTCGCCCTCGCGGTGCCGGTCGTGCTGTCGCTGACCGCCTCGCTCGGCTTCCTGCCCGCGACCGCCTCGGCCGCGCCGGTCCAGGAGACCGCCACGGCGGCGGACGCGCCCGAGCTGGCCTACGTCGTGAACACCAAGGTGAACAAGGGCACGATCGCCGCGGTGAAGAAGGCCGTGACCGCGGCCGGCGGCACCGTCGTCGCGACGTACGCGAAGATCGGTGTGATCGTCGCGCACTCGGCGAACCCCGACTTCGCCAAGGAGATACGCACCGTCCGCGGCGTGCAGTCGGCGGGTGCCACGCGCACCGCGCCGCTGACCCCCGCGGGCACCACGGACGTGGGCGGCGCCGACTTCCTGACGGCCGCGGAGGCCGCGAAGGTGACGGCGGCCTCGGCACAGACGCCGGGCAGCGAGCCGCTGGAGGCCGACCAGTGGGACCTGCGGGCGATCGGCGCGGACAAGGCCGCGCAGATCAACCCGGGCAGCAGGAGCGTCACGGTCGCCGTCATCGACACCGGTGTCGACGACACGCACCCGGACCTCGCCCCGAACTTCTCCAAGTCGCAGTCCGCGAACTGCGCGGGCGGTGTCGCGGACACCAGCGAGGGCGCCTGGCGGCCGTACACCGAGGCGGACTACCACGGCACCCACGTGGCCGGTGAGATCGCCGCGGCCCGCAACGGCGTCGGCGTGGCCGGTGTCGCGCCCGGCGTGAAGGTCTCCGGCATCCAGGTGACCGACCCGAAGAACGGCCTGTTCTACGCGGAGAGCGTCGTCTGCGCCTTCGTGTTCGCCGCCGACCACGGCGTGGAGATCACGAACAACAGCTACTACGTCGACCCGTGGCTGTACAACTGCATGGACGACCCCGACCAGCGGGCCATCGTCGACGCGGTCAACCGGGCCCAGCTGTACGCCCAGAAGAAGGGCACCCTGCACCTGGCGTCCGCGGGCAACTCCAACCACGACCTCGACGCGGACGCGATCGTGGACGACTCCAGCCCGAACGACACCACGCCGGTCGAGCGCACCATCGACCCGCACGAGTGCTACGACGTGCCGACCCAGCTGCCGGGCGTCGTCACGGTCAGCGCGACGGGCGTGCACAACCTCAAGTCGTACTACTCGTCGTACGGCAACGGTGTGGTGGACGTGGCCGCGCCGGGCGGCGACCGGCGGTACCAGCTGCCGGACACCCCGTCGAAGGACGGCCGCATCCTGTCCACGATGCCGAACAACCAGTACGCCTTCCTGCAGGGCACCTCGATGGCCTCGCCGCACGCCGCGGGCGTGGCCGCGCTGCTGAAGTCGGAGCACCCGTGGGCGACTCCGGCGCAGCTGCAGGCGCTGCTGAAGGCGCAGGCGGACAACCCCGGCTGCCCCGAGTCCTACGACCAGGACGGCGACGGCGACCAGGACGCGGTGTGCGAGGGCGGCAAGCGCGTCAACGGGTTCTACGGCTTCGGCATCGTGAACGCGCTGGACGCGGTGAAGTAGCTTCCCTCGGGTCTCTCCTCGGGGTCTCTGCTCGGGGGTCTCTGCTCCGGGTCTCCTTCGATGCCGGGCCGCGCGGTCTTCCGCGCGGCCCGGCATAGTGCACGCATGAGGAACATTGCTGACGCCTGGTCCGCGCTCGGCGGAGACCCGGCACTGGCCGGCCGGGTCACGGTGACGACCCGGCGCGGGGCGCTCGACGCCCGGCTCCCGGTGCGGGAGGCGGCGCGGGCCTGCGTGGCCGTGTGCGCGCTGGCCGCCGCCGAACTGGGCGCGCGGCGGGCCGGGCTCACGCGGGTGCCCGGCGTGCGGGTGGACGACGGGGCGGTGGCGACGGCGTTCACCAGCGAGCGGCACCTGCTGCTCGACGGGCGCGCGCCGGTCGACTTCGCGCCCCTGTCGCGGTTCTGGCGCACGGCGGACGGCTGGGTGCGCACCCACGCCAACTTCCCCCACCACCGTGAGCGGTTGCTGTCCGCGCTCGGCGTCACGCAGGACGAGGTGGAGGCCGCGCTCGCCGAACGGTCCGCGCGGGAGGTCGAGGAGAGCGTCTACGCCGCCGGAGGCCTCGCCGTGGCCGTACGGACGCCCGGCGAGTGGGCCGGGCACCCGCAGGCGGCGGAGGTGGCGCGGCGCGCCCTGGTCGAGCGGGCGCGCCTGGACACGGCCCCCGCGCGGCGGCTCGCCCCGCCGGCCGGCACTCCCCTGCTGCCCGCGGCCGGGCTGCGGGTACTGGACCTGTCGCGGGTCGTCGCCGGGCCCGTGGCCACCCGCACCCTCGCCCTGCTCGGCGCGGACGTGCTCCGCGTGGACCCGCCCCACCTGCCCGAACTGCCCGACCAGCACGCCGACACGGGCTTCGGCAAGCGCTCGGCGGTCCTCGACCTGCGCGCGGGACGGCGTGCCCTCGACGATCTGCTCGCCGCGGCGGACGTCGTCGTCACCGCCTACCGGCCGGGCGCGCTCGACCGGTTCGGGCTGTCCGCCGAGGCGCTGGCCGAACGGCGGCCGGGGCTGGTGGTGGCCCAGCTGTCGGCGTGGGGCGCGTACGGGCCGTGGCGGGAGCGGCGCGGCTTCGACAGCCTGGTCCAGGCCGCCACCGGGATCGCCGTCACCGAGGGCACACCGGAGCGCCCCGGCGTGCTGCCCGCGCAGGCCCTGGACCACGGCTCGGGCCATCTGCTCGCGGCGGCGGTGCTGCGCGCGCTGACGGAGCGGTCCTGCGACGGCGGCGGCCGGCTGGTCCGGGTGGCGCTGGTACGGACGGCGCGGTGGCTGACGGAGGAGGTGACGGCGGACACCGGAGCGGCCGGGGCTGCCTCCTACGACGGCCCGGGGCCCTGGCTGGCCGAGCGGGACAGCCCGCTGGGCCGGCTGCGCTACGCGCTGCCGCCGGTCGCCTTCGAGGGCGGGCCCGCCGACTGGGTCCGGCCGCCGGGGCGCTGGGGGACGGACGAAGCGCGCTGGGCGTGAGACGGGAGAACGCGAGGTGACCTCGATACGACCGGCCTTCGAGGCCGCGGGGACGGAAGCCACCACCGCGCGGCGGCGCGACGGCCTCGGCCGGGCCGTCGCCGTGCTGGTCCTGGTGGCCCTGGGGGCGCTGATCCCGCTCCTCGGGCCGTCCGCCGCCCTGCACGGCACCGGAGAGTCCGCCGCGCCCGGCACCGGCGGCATCGCGCTGCTGCGGACCGTCCTGTTCGCGGCGCTGTGCGTGCCGCTGGGCGAGCTGTTCGTGCGGCGGCTCGCGCGGGCCGTGCCGGGCGCTCCCGCCGTACGGCCGCCCAGTGCGGCGGCGTGGGCGGCGGGCGCCGGGTTCGTGGCCGCGCTGGGGCTGGCCTCGGTGGTGGCGACCGGCAACCTGGTGCCGCGCGGCCCGGGCGACATCGACATCGGCGGACTGTACGCCACGCGGGACGGCACGCTCGCCCTGCTGGAGCTCAACGCGTTCGCCGTGGCGGGCCTGTGCGCCCTGTCGCGCCGTCGGGGGACGCAGGTGTGGCCGCTGGCCGCGGTGGCGGTCGCGGAGGCGCTGCGCGCCCACCCGACGACCGAGCCGAGCCCGCTCGTCGGCTCCGCTCTGACGCTCGTTCACGTGGTGTGCGCGTCGCTGTGGGTGGGCGGTCTGCTGTACGCGCTGCGCACCGTGCGGCTGTGGGGCGCGCAGCGGGCGGGCGCCGCGCTGCTGGGGCTCTACGCGCGCGTGGCGGCCGTTCTGCTCGCCGCGCTCACCGCGACGGGTCTGGTGAGCACGGTGCGCCGGATGCCGCCGGAGACCGTGCTGGAACAGCTGACGACGACGGCGTACGGCCGCACCCTGCTGGCCAAG includes:
- a CDS encoding S8 family serine peptidase, with protein sequence MAHLRSRRRLALAVPVVLSLTASLGFLPATASAAPVQETATAADAPELAYVVNTKVNKGTIAAVKKAVTAAGGTVVATYAKIGVIVAHSANPDFAKEIRTVRGVQSAGATRTAPLTPAGTTDVGGADFLTAAEAAKVTAASAQTPGSEPLEADQWDLRAIGADKAAQINPGSRSVTVAVIDTGVDDTHPDLAPNFSKSQSANCAGGVADTSEGAWRPYTEADYHGTHVAGEIAAARNGVGVAGVAPGVKVSGIQVTDPKNGLFYAESVVCAFVFAADHGVEITNNSYYVDPWLYNCMDDPDQRAIVDAVNRAQLYAQKKGTLHLASAGNSNHDLDADAIVDDSSPNDTTPVERTIDPHECYDVPTQLPGVVTVSATGVHNLKSYYSSYGNGVVDVAAPGGDRRYQLPDTPSKDGRILSTMPNNQYAFLQGTSMASPHAAGVAALLKSEHPWATPAQLQALLKAQADNPGCPESYDQDGDGDQDAVCEGGKRVNGFYGFGIVNALDAVK
- a CDS encoding GlsB/YeaQ/YmgE family stress response membrane protein, encoding MGWLWAIIVGLVLGLIAKAIIPGKQHSPIWLVTIFGMLGAIAGNAIARGFGVEETPGIDWSRHAFQLVAAIIIVAVGDMLYMATLGKRRHRV
- a CDS encoding DUF3099 domain-containing protein, whose protein sequence is MRKLRDGGNAQVFRITGARQGLQDDVRGRQRRYVISMSVRTVSVILAAVLWNVERHVAIVALVLGAVLPYIAVVIANAGRENAPSLPSTFVAVPPRTMIEPPRAESPGDGTANDPGPEARN
- a CDS encoding cation acetate symporter encodes the protein MSPAMTLAANEASEHRPLIITLFAVFVVATLFITVWAGRQTKDAADFYAGGRSFSAFQNGLAVSGDYMSAASFLGIAGAIALFGYDGFLYSIGFLVAWLVALLLVAEPLRNSGRYTMGDVLAYRMRQRPVRTAAGTSTIVVSIFYLLAQMAGAGVLVSLLLGITSDAGKILIVALVGVLMIVYVSIGGMKGTTWVQMVKAVLLIGGTVLITFLVLLKFDFNISDLLGKAAENSGKGAAFLEPGLQYGATGTSKLDFISLGIALVLGTAGLPHILIRFYTVPNAKAARKSVNWAIGIIGAFYLMTIALGFGAAALISQEEIIASNPSGNTAAPLLALHLGGVDSAWGAILLATISAVAFATILAVVAGLTLASSSSFAHDIYANVIRKGQATEKEEVRAARLATIGIGAVSILLGALARDLNVAGLVALAFAVAASANLPTILYSLFWKRFTTQGALWSIYGGLIVAVGLVLFSPVVSGDPKAMFPDVDFAWFPLKNPGIISIPFGFLMGWLGTVLSKEEPDKGKYAELEVRSLTGTGAH
- a CDS encoding CopD family protein; its protein translation is MRPAFEAAGTEATTARRRDGLGRAVAVLVLVALGALIPLLGPSAALHGTGESAAPGTGGIALLRTVLFAALCVPLGELFVRRLARAVPGAPAVRPPSAAAWAAGAGFVAALGLASVVATGNLVPRGPGDIDIGGLYATRDGTLALLELNAFAVAGLCALSRRRGTQVWPLAAVAVAEALRAHPTTEPSPLVGSALTLVHVVCASLWVGGLLYALRTVRLWGAQRAGAALLGLYARVAAVLLAALTATGLVSTVRRMPPETVLEQLTTTAYGRTLLAKVLLVAVVAALALWARVRLARAADPLTACAPARAEVAVLAVVVAVSGLLTAVPVPIRW
- a CDS encoding DUF485 domain-containing protein; this translates as MATDSPPPSKTEHRLPSTEEFARVQESAEFGELRRSYRSFAFPLTVAFIAWYLLYVLLSNYAGGFMGTRLFGNINVALVFGIAQFVTTFLIAWWYARHAAAKLDPKAEAIKTRMEGGA
- the moaA gene encoding GTP 3',8-cyclase MoaA, whose protein sequence is MLIDTYGRVATDLRVSLTDRCNLRCTYCMPEEGLQWLAKPDLLTDDEIVRLIGIAVTSLGIREVRFTGGEPLLRPGLVGIVERVAALAPRPQMSLTTNGIGLRRTAAALKAAGLDRVNVSLDTLRPDVFKALTRRDRHKDVLEGLHAAREAGLTPVKVNSVLMPGLNDDEAPDLLAWAVEHDYELRFIEQMPLDAQHGWKRDGMITAGDILASLRTRFELTAEGDEARGSAPAERWLVDGGPHRVGVIASVTRPFCSACDRTRLTADGQVRTCLFATEETDLRAALRSGAPDEEIARIWRLAMWGKKAGAGLDDPTFVQPDRPMSAIGG
- a CDS encoding CoA transferase, whose product is MRNIADAWSALGGDPALAGRVTVTTRRGALDARLPVREAARACVAVCALAAAELGARRAGLTRVPGVRVDDGAVATAFTSERHLLLDGRAPVDFAPLSRFWRTADGWVRTHANFPHHRERLLSALGVTQDEVEAALAERSAREVEESVYAAGGLAVAVRTPGEWAGHPQAAEVARRALVERARLDTAPARRLAPPAGTPLLPAAGLRVLDLSRVVAGPVATRTLALLGADVLRVDPPHLPELPDQHADTGFGKRSAVLDLRAGRRALDDLLAAADVVVTAYRPGALDRFGLSAEALAERRPGLVVAQLSAWGAYGPWRERRGFDSLVQAATGIAVTEGTPERPGVLPAQALDHGSGHLLAAAVLRALTERSCDGGGRLVRVALVRTARWLTEEVTADTGAAGAASYDGPGPWLAERDSPLGRLRYALPPVAFEGGPADWVRPPGRWGTDEARWA